Sequence from the Nasonia vitripennis strain AsymCx chromosome 5, Nvit_psr_1.1, whole genome shotgun sequence genome:
CAGTCAATGACATGACTATATATACCAACTTTTATTAACCAGttctgattttattttagtaaGGCAAACACGTGGTTCATTGAGTAATAAACTTTTCTGGTCATCTTGAGACTTTCGCTCTTTAATAGCCTTTTCCATCATTGCACTACTTCGCACATTATAATCTTTCACATGGTACAATTCTCTGCCATCTATATCATCTTCATTGGTCAATTCTACAATacaatatattttgaatatacttatttttgtaatacataGGCAGATTAATggtaaaatagtaaaaaatgcTGTTATTTACCTGTTGGTGCTTCCATCATAATATTATCTAATACTTCTTTCAAGTCATCATGTTTAAAGCAAGAACTTTCATCATCAGATTGATTCAACTTTTGCTTTTTTGGAGACATTAATTctgaaaattgtattattatatcaatACTTGTGCAGTGTGAATGATTATTGTtggtattattataaaattacttgaatttaatttatattttgcgatgttaaaactatatcattaTTTAgtatttatgtattttatatacatatatagtataaactaataaaaactaTAATAGTTGTAGGTTAGAAATCTAGTTATGCTGCTCTACAATTAAAAATCTCTAACCTGCAATGGATTCCTTATTTAATTCTCGACTCTGATGTCTCGTAGATCTTCTGGTGGGCATTGACATTTTGTCAATTcaattatttaacaataattaattttaaagaatACTGCTATAATAAGGCACACTTTCCTCACACATCAGTGCGGCAGTTTATATGAAAACAATGCATAAGGTTTCCcgcataaaattaaaatgacgGTATCAGCTGTCCGTGCGCGAGTATTGTTACGGAAAAATACAGTCTTGTGACTTGTGTCGTGTAACTACGTAATCGCaaacattttagaaaattaaaaaaaataataacaaatttattaatttaatatttgacTATGtaacgataaaaaaataagactaaaaatttacaaaatttatataatcacaAGTCGCATAaactaaaaacaaaattaatccTTGGTATTTTTTTGCCGTAAAAATGTTTCATGCAAAGTTTTATTCAGCCGTTGTGCCTTTTGCGGACCAAATCCAGGGCATAAAGCCAATGAAGCAGAGGGTGCTTCtattatatctttaaaagTTCCAAATGTTGACAGAAGAGTCATAGCATCAGTTTTATTTACAGATCTGACAGTAGTCAGTGCATTTAttagctgaaaaaaaaaataaaagaagtaAATAAACAATTCTTCCAATACTGTGTTGAATTACATAAGGGTTGAACTTAATACTTTTTGATGTGGAGCTGTATCACTACGTTCCATTATCATATCAGGAGGCTTGTTTTCGTATGCTTTGTAGGTTTCGATAATCTTTCCTGCTTCTTCTGCACTCCATGCCAGCATTAGTGTTAGATCAGCAAGTATACAAATTCTTGTCAAATGCTTCAGTGAATGATGTGGTTCAGCTACATCAACCTATacacatttattaaaatactgATACTTAAACtcctatttttaatttaaaattgtaatgaTAAGGACATTGAAGTAAATGTACCTGAACTAATAATACTCGAAGATTGTAAGATGAGCCCAGTGTCTTTAGACGTTCATGAATGTAATCTGGATTTAATTGATGATATCGAAGAGacagaaataaaatacaagAGGTTTTACCCACAACATAGTCTGGAATAATTTCAGAATACTCATAAGGTACGCTAGTGATATGTTTCAACAATGGATTACCTCTCTAAAAAAAGTATCACATCATTACATGGACAtatatttctaaattaaaaagtGATGTGTCAAAAAATTTACTTGTTTTGGGTTTATCAAAAGTGGATTCaaattcgtatttttatttttggatgATTCTCCTTTTGTACTTTCTGGAAGTTCATCTTTGAAGAACTCAGATTTCTTAAGGTTACTAAAAGCAGCTGTGAATAAAATGTATCAATTATTATCAAGCTGTGATGATAGTGTAATTAAACATAATAAGTCCTTAAGGTTTTTCATTCAATAATGACAAAATATTTACCCCCAAATGAATTTGCATCATCTACTTTAGCTTTCTTCTCCTGCGGTGCATCTTTAGAAATTTCTTTATCACTGCTCATttctaataatatttcacGTACCTTTGATCATAGAGTAAATCTTACTATTATCTCGAATATTTCCACTGTCTCGTGTCAGTGCGTTTTGTACTGTATTCAAAACAATACAATAGGTGAAAAAAGCCTTCGCTCTTATATTGCGGTCGCGGGGACCAAAGAAATTCTCCTGCTGTTGCGATGGGATGGATTTGCATCAATGCAACCGGCAACGTTGCGGCAACATTACGCACTAGCATAACAGCTgataaggtgtgtgtgtgtatatatatatatgtatatatatatatatatatatatatatatatataagtatacacacacaacgACACCATGGCAAAATCTTTGCTACATTTCGTGAATGATAAATCGCGATTGATTTAGTCGtgatatttcatattttataaatgtctCTAATGAATATTGTGACGTGCTTTGACTATCtctatttacttttttatgtGACTTAAGACCGCTCTTTGTTAACCGAGTAATTGATATTTCACAATTTTATGATTAGTGTATCTAacctaaaatttttataaaaatggaaagagaaaaagataaaTCAGATGTGAAAAGTCATAAACAATCATTAAGAAATGATATGCCAAAGTTGATTTCTCCAGAAACTCGATTACAGCACTGCTTTGACACTGGGAAAAAGTTTtcctttgaagtgaataaTTCGATCATGAGGTAAGCATTCAAATGTTCATTGCACCAAATGAATTATTGACTTAATCTATAACCTTTTTTAGATATTATCGATCAGGAAAAGAATTAATTCGACAAGCAGATGTATACACAAAAGAGGGAGATTTGGAGAAAGGATATATTCTATATATAAGATGTTTAACGTGAGTACTATGAGTTTTGACCTGCATAACATTAAAACTAaccaaatacaataattattgtacgAATCATTACAGAATTTTTCTGGAAAAATTAGAAACTCATCCCGAGTACCATACGATCCCAGCTAATGATAAAGATCATATAAAGAACACTTTGAAAGAAATATTTCCAAAGACTGAAGCTCTGAAGAAAAAACTTTTGGAACAATATAAACATGAATatgcaaaacaaaaacaggAGTATGAAGAACAAGAAAGAATAGAACTCGAAAGGCTTAGACAAGAGCAACAAAGGTATGTGAATATAATTGCTGATTAGGAGTTGCACTATTCACATGTACACAATGAATAAAATGAATCCTTTCTAGActgaaagaagaagaagaagaacgagCACTACAATTAAATTCTTCAGCACACTCAGGAGCTCTTAAACTCGGAGTAGCTGCTGGAGCATTAACATCTGCAGATGAATTCAGATTGAAACGTCATGTTATACCCCCTAAAACATATGTACCGTCTCAATACGATGAGCAAGCCCAATCTTCGAAAGATAGGTGAGTGAATAATTTGAGAATTTAGTTTAGTAAATATTCAGTATAATAATGTGCAAAGAAAAGATATACTAAAACTGTATGTTTTACATATAGAAAAGTACCATCCGTTGATCGCTCGACTAAACCAACATCGCTGACATCAGGTGACAGACTTAGAGACATAGTAGTACCAAGCAaattaatgcaaaatttcTTGAAATTGGCCTTCAGTAATACCTCTAATAATATTGAAACCTGCGGGATATTGGCTGGAAGATTAGAAAGAAACAGATTACTAGTAACCCATTTCTTGATACCAAAGCAAACTGGTTCTCCCGACTCTTGCGTCACACACAATGAAGAGGACATCTTTGATTTTCAAGATCAACATAATTTGATTACTCTTGGATGGATCCATGTAAGTTGATACTATATAATGTAATAAAAGGAATGAGACGTGATCTTTACATATGCAGGGATAGAGTTGACATGCATAGTGTTTTTCAGACACATCCAACACAAACGGCGTTTCTATCCAGCGTAGATCTGCATACTCACTGTGCTTACCAACTTATGATGGCTGAAGCAATTGCAATAGTTTGTGCTCCAAAATATGATgagtaagaaaaaaattgatataattaataccAGCGAGTTATCTAAAATTGTTAATGCTAAACTTTATCCATAGGACCGGCTTTTTCCACTTGACACCAGATTATGGTTTGAACTATATAGCTAATTGCAGAGAAACTGGTTTTCATCCGCACCCTTCTGAACCACCATTATTCACTGTAAGACATAAATGCAATCATACTTCAGAACTTACATATAGCTTGGTAATCATTTTAACACTACACAAATATAcaacaaaaaatttacttaagAATTTCTTTTTATCGTTACAGACTGCAAAACATTTTATATTGGACCCTCTGGCACCTATAGAAGCTGTTGATTTACGAAGAAAATGATATGGCACAGTTAGTGATAAAGATATTTTAAACACtcgaaaaattgttaaaatacaATTCAAAAGTGATACTTTTTTCGATTGAATTCTGGTgctaaaaaaagatttttcaaataattttttaaccattttgtaaaaatgttaACTCTTACAAGTGCATCAAACAGACTTATAATTAGTAGCATATAagactttttattttataaaaaattattttttataatcgaaAAAGGATTTCTACAAAAGGGCAAAAATTActtgaaaaatctatttataTTTACCAGAAGaactttttattgtaatttcaaaGTGGAGAAGTATTTAATCATTTATTAAAGagtaaaatatacatatagatataaatattattagatTTATATAATTCTAAGTGCACAATGTACATACAAAAATTGCATTGCACTAAAACACGAAGAAAACTGTGTTTTCGATGCTTTgagcattttattatttttgtgaaAATTTAATCTGgaattgtatatattttatttaaatttgtaattcTTTACACATATATAGACACTTGCTATACAGATGCATTTCTTAGCAAAATCATGAATTAATACGAGTACGATAGGATAAAAATACGctgttttatattatttattgtaatttatgcaGTAATTATCCGAATTGTATGAAACtgtatttaattttacttaGCGAGGAAAGTGAGATTGTAATTTTTCCCGTATTGTTTGAGTGATATTAACACTATACGACGATATTTCAGTCATCAAATTAGGCACTGAATATAATCAATTTCAAGAAAATCTATATAAGCATCGCAATCatcattaaattaaaataatgcgAAAAAAGCTTTTATACAACTATTCAAAGCTCTTAAAAAATGTGTCCTATGAAATCCAGTTATTATAGATTATTGCAATAGTGCGTAAAGCAAATTTAAATGTACCGTCTTTTTtgttgattcttttttttttgcagaagATTACTGTGCCTTTGAAATAAATGATCATGTATGtatttctttatatatatataatagatcCACTGTGAAAATGTTTAAGTCTGCTCTGTAAATGtcaattatttagttttagaaaaaCACATGTCGGTGATCAAAAGGCTTAATTCCTAGTCTAATATTACTTATCTCTTACATTACATGTACCTTTTTTTATGATCACATagtcgaataaaaaaattatactgtTTGTATTAAGGTCCATAATTTTTACCACAAATGAATGCGAAGGGTATAAGTTCAACGAAATGTCTATACTGGCGTGTAACGTGTACCCATAATATTCAGATTTGTCAGATATCTGCGTGTATTTTGTGTCAGAGCTGATCAGCTCCAGCGGGAACAGTTGTCAGACACCtgtgcgcgccgcgcgcgatcgaAGGAGTAAGAGTGCAAATCTGCGCGAGGCTCGCAGTCAGTTGCTTTTGAACGCTCGATCGTTTTCGCTCTCGGATAATATAGCGTCCTCGAATATTGTACATCACCTCTGCGTAGTGATATGTAAGTATTCTCTAGGAGAGTCTTCTGATTTGCATAGTCAAGTTGAAAAAGTCGTTTTCAGTTTAGAACCGATCGATATAAACAATATTAACTAACGCTCGAATAATGAATGTATAATGGTAACGCAGAACAAGGCAACGGCTAAAAAGAAGGCGCGCAGAATCGCATCATTGAGCATATCATTATACGTGATTTTCTTTCGGCGAGAGGCACATTTTTCACTCCACCACGTGATGCTTGTATCATTTTATTGACGTTATGACTTTGTGCAGTTATATGCAACGTACAGTACAACTCTAAGTCGGTGTATACTCGCATATTGTAATGTGTCTCGTTCAAGCGCAATGTAAAAtcgattaatttatttaacctCGATATTGTTTCATTTAGATTACTACcaaaagcaagagagagataacAATGCAAGTATATACTCGCCGATCTGCGCAAACGCGAGCTGTTAATTCTTCATCGAGAAAACGCTGCGCGCGGGCAGCTTACACAGCAAGAAATTCATATAGGCATAACGCATAAAAACTTGCATCCGTCGTTAAGGAAAAACTTgcaaaaaagttgtaaattatttaagcAACGGGTATCGATGCGCGAGAACTGTACGCTATATTGTGCATTATTATACGCCTTGCAGTTATTGTGGCGCTGCAGCGAGTGTTccgcgatttttcatttcagtttaataagtataatagcattgcgcaaagagagagagagagagagggagagcgcgcgAAGAAGACGAAAAATGCTCGACAATTTAATACCAAAAGCGTAAGGCACATTCTTCGCTCGATAGCGGCTGCAAACACAAGGTATAGATAAAAACAAGCGACGTCGCGCGGCACGATTAAACGCGCACCGCGGCGCGTGTGTGATTTGAATGCTGCTCCTCCTTGGATTCTGCGTCTCGCATTTTCACTCGAAGCACACGAGAGTCTTGGACATCGTCAAAAACATAGTGTTTACTGTACGGAAGTTCAGCTGGCATACACCTGTCGCTGCTACTACATTGCGACAGTGCAGTGACGAGAGATATGCGAAGGCTCGAAGaacaagtgtgtgtgtgcgtgtgtgtgtgtgtatataatcgCTACACGCGTTAGAGTCCGTGTAGTCGCATGGCTGCGCAAATTTGATTATAAGACTAGCTATATACTCGCCGAggataaattcaattttactTTATTGACGCGAGCTGACGATACGTTGGGATCCCCGTGTGTGTCACACGTATATGTTTCATGTTGTGCAGCTGTCGATCAGTCCCAATCGACGTTCGACGGCTCATGAGATTATACCCACGGAGATGAATTTCAAATTCCAATTGACCATCAGTGCCTGTAATATAGCGTCGTCATGCTCAGAAATGAGTGCggtggtgtgtgtgtgtgcgcgcgcgtgtgaatGCACAGCGTACGAAACAATGTATAGGAAATCTCGTTAAAATCAAATTGTTGAGTTTTCTCGCGACGAGCCGCGATAAAATCGCGCGATAAGATCCGATTGTAACGTTTTTTGTTATCTGTTTTTCAGGAGTGAAAACCGATAAGACTCCTGCCGGATAGACATCGCAGTATAGTGATCCGCTGTTGAgccgcgtgcgtgcgtgcggacgcgcgcgcgatttcagTCTTCtcgtttataattattgtacaaGACGCACTTCTTGGCACGATGTTTCGCAAGGTCGTCCACTATTCCATTGTACTGCTGCTCGTTTCTGGTAAGTCGTGCAATCTGCGTCTGATTAATCGTGTGGAATTCGAGATGTGCGTGTGAATTAACGATCGCTTATTCCAGTGAAGCTGAGCGTCGACGGACTGGTCAACGAAGGGGATGTTGCGGGAAAAGGGGAGGCATTGATCACCCAACCCGTTAACGTCACTACTGCCGCACCTGTCTTATCGGAACACGGCCAAGATATCAGTGATGCCGTGAAAAAAACTAATGCCAGTTCTGACGAGCTACACATTCAGGCGGCGacgaaagaaaataaaaccaaTACAATTCAAGATAAGCCGCTAATAACGAATCAAACTGATTCCACGCTCCTGTACAACACCACTGCTAATTTGGGTTcgttaacattttttttcgataattaTCATGTAATTATAGAATTTAATGCGATGCTTCTTCATACCTAGATGACGAAGGAAAGGTTGACCAAGTTCATCCGCTGCAAAGTGTGATTAAGAGCGACGGAAATAATAACGCGACAAATTCGACCATTAGCACAACCCTGAAACCAACGACGAAAATCGGCGACAATCCGAGTAACTCGGAAAATGCTGAAACAACGAAAAGCGACAAAGGTAAAAGTGAACAATTTTTGGTGATCAAAAGGGCTTGCGGTAAAGCTTTACGTTAACAATTTTTAGAAACGACCCTTTCGCCAGAAACGACGACAAATAAGAAAACAACGGATCCTTCTTCAACGGTATCTGTGGCGTCAACAAGCGAATCGGTCACTCAAAGTATTGGTACTTCAAAATCGAGTACTGCGTCGACGTCCCAAACTACGGCCGTCACCGATCCAGAAATGGCGACCGTGACTTCGACGGTGGAAAGCTCCACCGCTGGAAAAACGACGGAAGATCCCAAAGTTGAACCGACCCAAGCCAAGGATCCGGGAATGTCGTCGGGGATCATAGCGTTGGTCATGGCCATTGTGTTTGCCGTTGTCGTTATAATCGTCTACGTCGGTCTTCTCCTCTGGAGGCGTTATCTTGAGTAAGATTATACTGAATCATCTTGTATTAACGCTCGTCGACGTCTCTGAAATAATCCAGTCATgttcattctttttttcgcaGGTTTCGGTATGGAAATCGTGAATTGTTGGTCAATGATTTGGAATTCGATACCAACGATCTGCGTCACTTTGAGGTAAACACTCCTTTGTAACATCTATTTTCCTCATGAAAAGTAtgcaataatattttaattaaaaatggaAAACGTTCTTTTCAGCTCTGATGATGACGACGCACACCAGTTAAACTCATTGTTGAGGCAGATGCTAACTACTATCtgtaagaaaaaacaacaactgATTGTTCTGTGATATTATAAACGACTCGCTTGTATGCGTCTATTGATTGCCAAAGTGGCACAACGTTATAGTCCATACACCTACTTCTTGATTGTATCAAGTCATCGTTTTATCTGCGCgtacgttatatatatatatatatatatatatatattatatagataaaGTAATTAATATAGATAAGGCTCGACCATTCAGAAGTTATATTTacactttaaaatatttttatgaccAAGAACAAGATGTTatgtattaataattaataatagttAAAGTTTTATGAACATCtaagaagaaaagaaaggcGAAGCGTAGATTTTATCAGCAGATAAGAGAAGACAAAGCAATCAGAACGTAAAACGAATAAATTACgagaaaattaagaaatagCAGTTAAAAAAGTTTACGCGCAAGCCTCTGATAAAATCGTCgaaaagtaattaattttctaCTTATATTATTAGAAGTGTATCATAGTTACATGGATTGTACTAAACATTTTTACTACAAATGtattagtaataataatataagtattattttcaatgtgtatgtttttttttttgttatacttgaaatattaattataagaTTTGTAATCAAATGTTTATAACGAAAATGTTATCTTTCAAAAGTTGTTCTACTGTTACAAGTCAGTTTATATCGAAGAATATTTTGAAAGTTTACCCCTGATAATTAGTAACCAAcagaaaatgttttttacaaGTCAATAAATCCTGTTAATTCAACAACTGCAGTATATTTCAATAGCTTATAAAAGATTGGCAACATGCTGATAAATTCATATACAACATAATagttaatattttacaatttttacatttattgtTTCTTGTTAATAACAAGGGGACCTAGATTATCACCACACTCTTTGTTATGACGACCATGAGCTCCATCACAGTAAGGCCACTGGAAACGTATCATAATTATCTTTGAGTAATGAGTATTTCATAGGTGATACAACAAACAATTTTTGACTTTCACTTACATTTTCACTCCTCCAGCAGCGACAGAAGGCTACCTTCTCAGTAATATCTTCTACATCCACAGAATCAACAACTTTGTTGCAGTCCTTCTTTATTTTATGGTTCACTTGACCAGTGGGCTGAAAATGATTCGGGTTGAATTATTTCACAGAGCACTTGgaacaatgaaaaattttcaaatgtcATTGCACACTGCTATGAGCGTGCGAGTTTATCTAACATGGTaagatatagatatatagcTATAGGTTGTGAGCAGAGCGTAATTGAGCAATAAATTCACTGAGCAGGTGGCAGCTTACCGCTGGTCTAGCTTTTGGGCAGAAGGCCCTGTAGGACATGTATCCGAGGCCGACAAGTGCAGCAGTGGGTGGAATCAGGGAGAACCAGTCCCTCACTGCAACAGAGGAGAAAGAAAAGGCTGGTTATTTGTCATCGtcattcataattttttatgcatACGCTTCATGCTAGTGGAATTGTGGAATGTTCTGACCTACTGCAGTAGTGCAGCAGGTGAAACCATAATGTGCAATGGAGCATTCGACAGAGTGTGCAACTGGGCGAAAGAATGCGCAAAGAAGAATGGAAAATACGTACCTCCGAGTCGAAACCATCCTCCGATCGAATCGGGAATCGGCAGACCAGCTAAATAATTCGGGACAGACACTTTGACGAGGTGTGCGATGGGCTCCATGTTTACGGCCGACTGAAGAACCAATCGAACGACTGACAATATAGAACTAGTTGTGAAACACTTTTTTTAGTAAAGTGTGTTTTTAGTAAAGTTTGGTGAGGAGAGCAGAGTCGAACGAGTAGATAGCAAAGCGAGGTGGGGTATACCGGGGTATATATCAGCTTATTATACAAGAAGCCAGTGGCGCGATGTATAGTGAAATTCGGAACTGAAAAAATCGTTCGAAACTGACTAGAGCAGTGCTGCTGGAGTGTCGAGTCTGGTGAGAAAAGCAGTAGCTAGGTACGCGCGGTGGCGGGGTGAAGGACCACTAGCGCAGCTAGAGTGTGATGATCCTTGCAGGTGGCGCCATCGCTGCTCGGCAACATGATCAGTTCGCATATTGGCGAATGGCgagccgcgagagagcggcCGCGACGAGCGAGCTGAgcacaagcagcagcagcagcagcagcagcagcgtaggTAGTACATCTACCGTCCGCAGTTCCCACGCGACTCTACGCGGCGGCTTGTATATTGGCGTGcagcgagagagccgcgcgataAGTGCAGCAGTGCAGACTCGCGTAGTGCACCAATACAGAATTTCAGTCGAGCCGTTGGTGTGTGCAGGTGCGTGCGCGCGTTCAGCCGTCGATATTAGCattgagagggagagagagagagagagtttggaGCCAGGAGGGTGCGCATCAGCGCGCATAGGTATATAAGTACACAGGCGCAAGTGAAGAGAGGAGGCTTGGCGACGAGCTCGCGCAGCGCGCAGCCctcgtgtgcgtgcgtgtatacCTATCATGCGAGAAAGCATCGAGAATGGCCGGGGCAGTAGCGCGTCCGAGGTGGGAGCAGCTCGCAGCGAGAACCGGCTTATTTTCTCGGAGCTGGAAGCGGCGCCCTGAGCCCGCTGCAGCGCTAGCATCGAGGACGAGACTAAGGAGGAAGAGCCGCGCGGGCTGcaccggcagcagcagcagcagcagcctggTCTAGAGTCCAGGGGGACTAGTGAGCAGCGACAGGCACACcttgcgtgtgtgcgcgcgcgtgtgtatgtgcctGTGTATGTGTTGTACCCGCACGTATACACCTACTTATGTACTCTGTGCAGCGAGTCGTGCGTGCGTCttgttttctttctctccgctgCATGCGCGCGAGTGAGTGAATGCGAGTGCGAGGAGTGAGagctgcgagagcgagaacaTGGCAGAGGAGCTGCTGGTCACACTGAACCGCAGCGACTCCACGGGCTTCGGCATCTCGCTGCTTCGCACCGCCGGACTGCCGCACGTCATCTACGACGTCGTCGAGAACTCGCCCGCGGCCGACAGTGGCAAGGTGAGTTCTTTCTGTCTCGCCTCTTCCCCTTCGCTCCCCTCCCGTCATCCCTGTGTGGTAGACCTACCCTGCGCTATACCTACGTATAATATCTCCGAgcctcgctctttctctctctctctctctctctgctctctgCTCTGGCGCCGGTATCGACCCGCCCCTCTTTATATCGCGCCTAATATACGGAAACTGCATCTTCTCTTTTCATCGTCCGCCTATGCGTGAAATACCTCTCCCGCGGGCGCAGCTCTGCGTCCTCTGGGCGAAAAAGTCGCGCCTCTCTCGCAACTCATTCATAAACATATGCTGCTGGACGTGCCAGGATTGTTTTTCTCCGATTCTTCAGCCTACTTTCCGCGCGCGTACACGTTCTATAAATAATTCCATCTCTTCGTctcccttcctctctctctctctctctctctctctctctctctctctctctctctctctctctctctcactctctctctctctgtgcgcgtgtatacacacgaTTATCGATAACCAATAAATTATGGAGAAATATCGCTGGCTCCGCACGGTGCTgagactctttctctctctctctctctcactctccttcCTCTTTTCACGCAGTTTATACGCTTTATAATACATCCTCGGGCGACAAGAGAGGCAGAGACGCTGTTATCGCGGCGAACGCATGGCGCGCGTAGGCAAGAGACTCGAATTCAACGAACGCGTTTCTCTCTTATCCCTTTATATTATAAACGCTTTCCCAGATTTGACTTTTCTCGTATATCTACCGCCCATAAATTCCGATACATTCCACGCGACACGCCTAAACTCCTAAACCGAGAAAAAGATAGCCGAGCGCTATCAACCCGCTCAAGATAGTCTAAACAGACGCAGCTCGTAatatgcagcagctgctgctgctttttgaTAAACGCTGAATTTAACGATATTATTCCACGCGACACGCGCTGCTATATGgcatatgtatgtatacggACGATATCAAAGGAGGTTAGTTGTGTCCGTTACGTCGACGCACATACACGCGGCCTTGGTTCTCCACAGCGCGTGTACTTGTAGCAGCCGGCGGCTTTCCATACACTTGGCGCGTGTATAGGTAGTAACGCGAGCCGGCTCGTATTAGGCAATGGCTCTTTGAGATACTTTTGCCGCCTCGTCGAAGCCCTCTGTTTTTAGATTCGGTCAATTTTAAAGCACAATACACGC
This genomic interval carries:
- the LOC100120321 gene encoding DNA excision repair protein ERCC-1 — its product is MSSDKEISKDAPQEKKAKVDDANSFGAAFSNLKKSEFFKDELPESTKGESSKNKNTNLNPLLINPKQRGNPLLKHITSVPYEYSEIIPDYVVGKTSCILFLSLRYHQLNPDYIHERLKTLGSSYNLRVLLVQVDVAEPHHSLKHLTRICILADLTLMLAWSAEEAGKIIETYKAYENKPPDMIMERSDTAPHQKLINALTTVRSVNKTDAMTLLSTFGTFKDIIEAPSASLALCPGFGPQKAQRLNKTLHETFLRQKNTKD
- the LOC100120288 gene encoding STAM-binding protein-like A isoform X2 translates to MEREKDKSDVKSHKQSLRNDMPKLISPETRLQHCFDTGKKFSFEVNNSIMRYYRSGKELIRQADVYTKEGDLEKGYILYIRCLTIFLEKLETHPEYHTIPANDKDHIKNTLKEIFPKTEALKKKLLEQYKHEYAKQKQEYEEQERIELERLRQEQQRLKEEEEERALQLNSSAHSGALKLGVAAGALTSADEFRLKRHVIPPKTYVPSQYDEQAQSSKDRKVPSVDRSTKPTSLTSGDRLRDIVVPSKLMQNFLKLAFSNTSNNIETCGILAGRLERNRLLVTHFLIPKQTGSPDSCVTHNEEDIFDFQDQHNLITLGWIHTHPTQTAFLSSVDLHTHCAYQLMMAEAIAIVCAPKYDETGFFHLTPDYGLNYIANCRETGFHPHPSEPPLFTTAKHFILDPLAPIEAVDLRRK
- the LOC100120288 gene encoding STAM-binding protein-like A isoform X1, whose protein sequence is MEREKDKSDVKSHKQSLRNDMPKLISPETRLQHCFDTGKKFSFEVNNSIMRYYRSGKELIRQADVYTKEGDLEKGYILYIRCLTIFLEKLETHPEYHTIPANDKDHIKNTLKEIFPKTEALKKKLLEQYKHEYAKQKQEYEEQERIELERLRQEQQRLKEEEEERALQLNSSAHSGALKLGVAAGALTSADEFRLKRHVIPPKTYVPSQYDEQAQSSKDRKVPSVDRSTKPTSLTSGDRLRDIVVPSKLMQNFLKLAFSNTSNNIETCGILAGRLERNRLLVTHFLIPKQTGSPDSCVTHNEEDIFDFQDQHNLITLGWIHTHPTQTAFLSSVDLHTHCAYQLMMAEAIAIVCAPKYDETGFFHLTPDYGLNYIANCRETGFHPHPSEPPLFTVRHKCNHTSELTYSLTAKHFILDPLAPIEAVDLRRK
- the LOC100678253 gene encoding cell wall integrity and stress response component 3, whose product is MFRKVVHYSIVLLLVSVKLSVDGLVNEGDVAGKGEALITQPVNVTTAAPVLSEHGQDISDAVKKTNASSDELHIQAATKENKTNTIQDKPLITNQTDSTLLYNTTANLDDEGKVDQVHPLQSVIKSDGNNNATNSTISTTLKPTTKIGDNPSNSENAETTKSDKETTLSPETTTNKKTTDPSSTVSVASTSESVTQSIGTSKSSTASTSQTTAVTDPEMATVTSTVESSTAGKTTEDPKVEPTQAKDPGMSSGIIALVMAIVFAVVVIIVYVGLLLWRRYLEFRYGNRELLVNDLEFDTNDLRHFEL
- the LOC100117145 gene encoding CDGSH iron-sulfur domain-containing protein 2 homolog; this encodes MEPIAHLVKVSVPNYLAGLPIPDSIGGWFRLGVRDWFSLIPPTAALVGLGYMSYRAFCPKARPAPTGQVNHKIKKDCNKVVDSVDVEDITEKVAFCRCWRSENWPYCDGAHGRHNKECGDNLGPLVINKKQ